The following proteins come from a genomic window of Trifolium pratense cultivar HEN17-A07 linkage group LG4, ARS_RC_1.1, whole genome shotgun sequence:
- the LOC123920649 gene encoding lysM domain receptor-like kinase 3 isoform X1, with the protein MWVHFQTNMASYQHDCPCIIHNTQFLILCSYCTIMKPIKFRLLLLLLLLAFTAESYCTKTCDVALASYNIQIGSNLTYISSIMISKVVSEPEDIFSYNKDTLQSPNSLLGDSRVNVPFTCDCINNEFLGHTFLYELHQGDTYASIAAFTFSNLTNEEGMQRFNVYSPDNIPVDGTLNVTVNCSCGNREVSKDYGLFITYPLTSKDTLESIAKDTKLDAELLQRYNPGVNFSQGTGLVFIPGKDINGSYLPFHSNTVGSGAIAGISVGVLAGILLSSFGVYVKYYLKKKAWKKNLTLDDSKMMNSAQIGTEITGLLVEKSQEFSYKELSIATNKFSMSNKIGEGGFGEVFYAELRGQKAAIKKMRMKASKEFCAELKVLTCVHHLNLVGLIGYCVEGFLFLVYEYIDNGNLSQNLRDSERESLTWSTRMQIALDSARALEYIHEHTVHGYIHRDIKSENILLDKRFRAKVTDFGLSKFADVENSTSSNKIVQGTFGYMPPEYARGGVAPSPKIDVYAFGVVLYELISAKQAVIRDGPEVKGLVALFDEVFDHETNPTEALKNLVDPRLGDNYSVDSVCNIAKLAKACTMKDPQFRPSMRSVVVALTTLTSTTEDWNVSSFFENPAFVNLMSGK; encoded by the exons ATGTGGGTCCATTTCCAGACCAACATGGCAAGTTATCAACATGATTGTCcatgtattattcataacaccCAATTTCTTATTCTGTGTTCCTATTGTACAATCATGAAACCAATCAAATTCAGATTATTACTTCTACTCTTGTTACTGGCCTTTACTGCAGAATCATACTGCACCAAAACTTGTGACGTAGCTTTAGCTTCCTACAATATACAAATAGGTTCAAACTTAACATATATTTCATCCATCATGATATCCAAGGTTGTTTCAGAACCTGAAGATATTTTCAGCTACAACAAGGACACATTACAAAGCCCAAATAGTCTCCTAGGCGATTCGAGAGTGAATGTTCCCTTCACTTGTGATTGCATCAATAATGAGTTTCTTGGTCACACTTTTCTATATGAGCTTCACCAAGGAGATACCTATGCTTCAATTGCTGCATTCACTTTTAGCAATTTGACTAATGAGGAGGGGATGCAAAGATTCAACGTTTATAGTCCAGATAATATTCCTGTTGATGGAACTCTTAATGTTACTGTTAACTGTTCATGTGGGAATAGAGAGGTTTCTAAGGATTATGGTTTGTTCATCACATACCCTCTTACTTCTAAGGACACTTTGGAGTCTATTGCAAAGGATACCAAACTTGATGCTGAGTTGCTTCAGAGGTACAACCCTGGCGTGAATTTCAGCCAAGGAACTGGTCTTGTTTTTATTCCAGGAAAAG ACATAAATGGAAGTTATTTGCCCTTTCACTCCAA TACAGTAG GAAGCGGAGCTATTGCCGGAATATCTGTTGGAGTACTAGCAGGGATTTTACTATCGTCGTTTGGTGTGTATGTTAAATATTACCTAAAGAAGAAAGCATGGAAGAAAAATTTGACCTTAGATGATTCCAAGATGATGAACTCAGCTCAAATTGGTACCGAAATCACAGGCCTTTTGGTGGAAAAATCACAAGAGTTTTCATACAAAGAACTTTCCATTGCCACAAATAAGTTCAGCATGTCTAATAAAATCGGTGAAGGCGGTTTTGGAGAAGTCTTCTATGCAGAGCTGAGAGGCCAG AAAGCCGCAATCAAGAAGATGAGGATGAAAGCATCCAAGGAATTTTGTGCTGAATTGAAAGTCTTAACTTGTGTTCATCACTTGAACCTA GTAGGTTTGATTGGATATTGTGTTGAAGGTTTTCTCTTCCTTGTCTATGAATACATTGACAATGGAAACTTAAGTCAAAATCTCCGCGATTCAG AAAGAGAATCTTTGACGTGGTCTACAAGGATGCAAATCGCGCTGGATTCAGCTAGAGCTCTTGAATATATTCATGAACATACCGTACATGGATATATCCATCGCGACATAAAGTCAGAAAATATTTTACTAGACAAAAGGTTTCGTGCAAAG GTTACAGATTTTGGATTATCCAAGTTTGCTGACGTTGAAAATTCAACTTCATCTAATAAGATCGTGCAGGGTACATTCGGTTACATGCCACCAGA ATACGCGCGTGGTGGTGTTGCTCCTTCTCCAAAAATCGATGTCTATGCCTTTGGAGTTGTTCTATATGAACTTATTTCTGCTAAACAAGCTGTAATCCGTGATGGACCTGAAGTAAAAGGCCTTGTAGCTTTG TTTGATGAAGTGTTTGATCATGAAACAAATCCGACAGAAGCTCTGAAAAATCTGGTGGATCCTAGACTTGGAGATAACTACTCAGTTGATTCAGTTTGCAAT ATAGCAAAACTAGCCAAAGCATGTACAATGAAGGATCCACAATTTCGTCCAAGCATGAGATCTGTTGTGGTTGCTCTTACGACACTAACTTCTACTACTGAGGATTGGAATGTTTcatctttttttgaaaatccAGCTTTTGTAAATTTAATGTCCGGAAAATAG
- the LOC123920649 gene encoding chitin elicitor receptor kinase 1-like isoform X4 codes for MVCSSHTLLLLRTLWSLLQRIPNLMLSCFRDINGSYLPFHSNTVGSGAIAGISVGVLAGILLSSFGVYVKYYLKKKAWKKNLTLDDSKMMNSAQIGTEITGLLVEKSQEFSYKELSIATNKFSMSNKIGEGGFGEVFYAELRGQKAAIKKMRMKASKEFCAELKVLTCVHHLNLVGLIGYCVEGFLFLVYEYIDNGNLSQNLRDSERESLTWSTRMQIALDSARALEYIHEHTVHGYIHRDIKSENILLDKRFRAKVTDFGLSKFADVENSTSSNKIVQGTFGYMPPEYARGGVAPSPKIDVYAFGVVLYELISAKQAVIRDGPEVKGLVALFDEVFDHETNPTEALKNLVDPRLGDNYSVDSVCNIAKLAKACTMKDPQFRPSMRSVVVALTTLTSTTEDWNVSSFFENPAFVNLMSGK; via the exons ATGGTTTGTTCATCACATACCCTCTTACTTCTAAGGACACTTTGGAGTCTATTGCAAAGGATACCAAACTTGATGCTGAGTTGCTTCAGAG ACATAAATGGAAGTTATTTGCCCTTTCACTCCAA TACAGTAG GAAGCGGAGCTATTGCCGGAATATCTGTTGGAGTACTAGCAGGGATTTTACTATCGTCGTTTGGTGTGTATGTTAAATATTACCTAAAGAAGAAAGCATGGAAGAAAAATTTGACCTTAGATGATTCCAAGATGATGAACTCAGCTCAAATTGGTACCGAAATCACAGGCCTTTTGGTGGAAAAATCACAAGAGTTTTCATACAAAGAACTTTCCATTGCCACAAATAAGTTCAGCATGTCTAATAAAATCGGTGAAGGCGGTTTTGGAGAAGTCTTCTATGCAGAGCTGAGAGGCCAG AAAGCCGCAATCAAGAAGATGAGGATGAAAGCATCCAAGGAATTTTGTGCTGAATTGAAAGTCTTAACTTGTGTTCATCACTTGAACCTA GTAGGTTTGATTGGATATTGTGTTGAAGGTTTTCTCTTCCTTGTCTATGAATACATTGACAATGGAAACTTAAGTCAAAATCTCCGCGATTCAG AAAGAGAATCTTTGACGTGGTCTACAAGGATGCAAATCGCGCTGGATTCAGCTAGAGCTCTTGAATATATTCATGAACATACCGTACATGGATATATCCATCGCGACATAAAGTCAGAAAATATTTTACTAGACAAAAGGTTTCGTGCAAAG GTTACAGATTTTGGATTATCCAAGTTTGCTGACGTTGAAAATTCAACTTCATCTAATAAGATCGTGCAGGGTACATTCGGTTACATGCCACCAGA ATACGCGCGTGGTGGTGTTGCTCCTTCTCCAAAAATCGATGTCTATGCCTTTGGAGTTGTTCTATATGAACTTATTTCTGCTAAACAAGCTGTAATCCGTGATGGACCTGAAGTAAAAGGCCTTGTAGCTTTG TTTGATGAAGTGTTTGATCATGAAACAAATCCGACAGAAGCTCTGAAAAATCTGGTGGATCCTAGACTTGGAGATAACTACTCAGTTGATTCAGTTTGCAAT ATAGCAAAACTAGCCAAAGCATGTACAATGAAGGATCCACAATTTCGTCCAAGCATGAGATCTGTTGTGGTTGCTCTTACGACACTAACTTCTACTACTGAGGATTGGAATGTTTcatctttttttgaaaatccAGCTTTTGTAAATTTAATGTCCGGAAAATAG
- the LOC123920649 gene encoding lysM domain receptor-like kinase 3 isoform X3, with protein MWVHFQTNMASYQHDCPCIIHNTQFLILCSYCTIMKPIKFRLLLLLLLLAFTAESYCTKTCDVALASYNIQIGSNLTYISSIMISKVVSEPEDIFSYNKDTLQSPNSLLGDSRVNVPFTCDCINNEFLGHTFLYELHQGDTYASIAAFTFSNLTNEEGMQRFNVYSPDNIPVDGTLNVTVNCSCGNREVSKDYGLFITYPLTSKDTLESIAKDTKLDAELLQRYNPGVNFSQGTGLVFIPGKDINGSYLPFHSNTVGSGAIAGISVGVLAGILLSSFGVYVKYYLKKKAWKKNLTLDDSKMMNSAQIGTEITGLLVEKSQEFSYKELSIATNKFSMSNKIGEGGFGEVFYAELRGQKAAIKKMRMKASKEFCAELKVLTCVHHLNLVGLIGYCVEGFLFLVYEYIDNGNLSQNLRDSERESLTWSTRMQIALDSARALEYIHEHTVHGYIHRDIKSENILLDKRFRAKVTDFGLSKFADVENSTSSNKIVQGTFGYMPPEYARGGVAPSPKIDVYAFGVVLYELISAKQAVIRDGPEVKGLVALFDEVFDHETNPTEALKNLVDPRLGDNYSVDSVCNVQII; from the exons ATGTGGGTCCATTTCCAGACCAACATGGCAAGTTATCAACATGATTGTCcatgtattattcataacaccCAATTTCTTATTCTGTGTTCCTATTGTACAATCATGAAACCAATCAAATTCAGATTATTACTTCTACTCTTGTTACTGGCCTTTACTGCAGAATCATACTGCACCAAAACTTGTGACGTAGCTTTAGCTTCCTACAATATACAAATAGGTTCAAACTTAACATATATTTCATCCATCATGATATCCAAGGTTGTTTCAGAACCTGAAGATATTTTCAGCTACAACAAGGACACATTACAAAGCCCAAATAGTCTCCTAGGCGATTCGAGAGTGAATGTTCCCTTCACTTGTGATTGCATCAATAATGAGTTTCTTGGTCACACTTTTCTATATGAGCTTCACCAAGGAGATACCTATGCTTCAATTGCTGCATTCACTTTTAGCAATTTGACTAATGAGGAGGGGATGCAAAGATTCAACGTTTATAGTCCAGATAATATTCCTGTTGATGGAACTCTTAATGTTACTGTTAACTGTTCATGTGGGAATAGAGAGGTTTCTAAGGATTATGGTTTGTTCATCACATACCCTCTTACTTCTAAGGACACTTTGGAGTCTATTGCAAAGGATACCAAACTTGATGCTGAGTTGCTTCAGAGGTACAACCCTGGCGTGAATTTCAGCCAAGGAACTGGTCTTGTTTTTATTCCAGGAAAAG ACATAAATGGAAGTTATTTGCCCTTTCACTCCAA TACAGTAG GAAGCGGAGCTATTGCCGGAATATCTGTTGGAGTACTAGCAGGGATTTTACTATCGTCGTTTGGTGTGTATGTTAAATATTACCTAAAGAAGAAAGCATGGAAGAAAAATTTGACCTTAGATGATTCCAAGATGATGAACTCAGCTCAAATTGGTACCGAAATCACAGGCCTTTTGGTGGAAAAATCACAAGAGTTTTCATACAAAGAACTTTCCATTGCCACAAATAAGTTCAGCATGTCTAATAAAATCGGTGAAGGCGGTTTTGGAGAAGTCTTCTATGCAGAGCTGAGAGGCCAG AAAGCCGCAATCAAGAAGATGAGGATGAAAGCATCCAAGGAATTTTGTGCTGAATTGAAAGTCTTAACTTGTGTTCATCACTTGAACCTA GTAGGTTTGATTGGATATTGTGTTGAAGGTTTTCTCTTCCTTGTCTATGAATACATTGACAATGGAAACTTAAGTCAAAATCTCCGCGATTCAG AAAGAGAATCTTTGACGTGGTCTACAAGGATGCAAATCGCGCTGGATTCAGCTAGAGCTCTTGAATATATTCATGAACATACCGTACATGGATATATCCATCGCGACATAAAGTCAGAAAATATTTTACTAGACAAAAGGTTTCGTGCAAAG GTTACAGATTTTGGATTATCCAAGTTTGCTGACGTTGAAAATTCAACTTCATCTAATAAGATCGTGCAGGGTACATTCGGTTACATGCCACCAGA ATACGCGCGTGGTGGTGTTGCTCCTTCTCCAAAAATCGATGTCTATGCCTTTGGAGTTGTTCTATATGAACTTATTTCTGCTAAACAAGCTGTAATCCGTGATGGACCTGAAGTAAAAGGCCTTGTAGCTTTG TTTGATGAAGTGTTTGATCATGAAACAAATCCGACAGAAGCTCTGAAAAATCTGGTGGATCCTAGACTTGGAGATAACTACTCAGTTGATTCAGTTTGCAATGTACAAATAAT ATAG
- the LOC123920649 gene encoding lysM domain receptor-like kinase 3 isoform X2, translating into MWVHFQTNMASYQHDCPCIIHNTQFLILCSYCTIMKPIKFRLLLLLLLLAFTAESYCTKTCDVALASYNIQIGSNLTYISSIMISKVVSEPEDIFSYNKDTLQSPNSLLGDSRVNVPFTCDCINNEFLGHTFLYELHQGDTYASIAAFTFSNLTNEEGMQRFNVYSPDNIPVDGTLNVTVNCSCGNREVSKDYGLFITYPLTSKDTLESIAKDTKLDAELLQRYNPGVNFSQGTGLVFIPGKGSGAIAGISVGVLAGILLSSFGVYVKYYLKKKAWKKNLTLDDSKMMNSAQIGTEITGLLVEKSQEFSYKELSIATNKFSMSNKIGEGGFGEVFYAELRGQKAAIKKMRMKASKEFCAELKVLTCVHHLNLVGLIGYCVEGFLFLVYEYIDNGNLSQNLRDSERESLTWSTRMQIALDSARALEYIHEHTVHGYIHRDIKSENILLDKRFRAKVTDFGLSKFADVENSTSSNKIVQGTFGYMPPEYARGGVAPSPKIDVYAFGVVLYELISAKQAVIRDGPEVKGLVALFDEVFDHETNPTEALKNLVDPRLGDNYSVDSVCNIAKLAKACTMKDPQFRPSMRSVVVALTTLTSTTEDWNVSSFFENPAFVNLMSGK; encoded by the exons ATGTGGGTCCATTTCCAGACCAACATGGCAAGTTATCAACATGATTGTCcatgtattattcataacaccCAATTTCTTATTCTGTGTTCCTATTGTACAATCATGAAACCAATCAAATTCAGATTATTACTTCTACTCTTGTTACTGGCCTTTACTGCAGAATCATACTGCACCAAAACTTGTGACGTAGCTTTAGCTTCCTACAATATACAAATAGGTTCAAACTTAACATATATTTCATCCATCATGATATCCAAGGTTGTTTCAGAACCTGAAGATATTTTCAGCTACAACAAGGACACATTACAAAGCCCAAATAGTCTCCTAGGCGATTCGAGAGTGAATGTTCCCTTCACTTGTGATTGCATCAATAATGAGTTTCTTGGTCACACTTTTCTATATGAGCTTCACCAAGGAGATACCTATGCTTCAATTGCTGCATTCACTTTTAGCAATTTGACTAATGAGGAGGGGATGCAAAGATTCAACGTTTATAGTCCAGATAATATTCCTGTTGATGGAACTCTTAATGTTACTGTTAACTGTTCATGTGGGAATAGAGAGGTTTCTAAGGATTATGGTTTGTTCATCACATACCCTCTTACTTCTAAGGACACTTTGGAGTCTATTGCAAAGGATACCAAACTTGATGCTGAGTTGCTTCAGAGGTACAACCCTGGCGTGAATTTCAGCCAAGGAACTGGTCTTGTTTTTATTCCAGGAAAAG GAAGCGGAGCTATTGCCGGAATATCTGTTGGAGTACTAGCAGGGATTTTACTATCGTCGTTTGGTGTGTATGTTAAATATTACCTAAAGAAGAAAGCATGGAAGAAAAATTTGACCTTAGATGATTCCAAGATGATGAACTCAGCTCAAATTGGTACCGAAATCACAGGCCTTTTGGTGGAAAAATCACAAGAGTTTTCATACAAAGAACTTTCCATTGCCACAAATAAGTTCAGCATGTCTAATAAAATCGGTGAAGGCGGTTTTGGAGAAGTCTTCTATGCAGAGCTGAGAGGCCAG AAAGCCGCAATCAAGAAGATGAGGATGAAAGCATCCAAGGAATTTTGTGCTGAATTGAAAGTCTTAACTTGTGTTCATCACTTGAACCTA GTAGGTTTGATTGGATATTGTGTTGAAGGTTTTCTCTTCCTTGTCTATGAATACATTGACAATGGAAACTTAAGTCAAAATCTCCGCGATTCAG AAAGAGAATCTTTGACGTGGTCTACAAGGATGCAAATCGCGCTGGATTCAGCTAGAGCTCTTGAATATATTCATGAACATACCGTACATGGATATATCCATCGCGACATAAAGTCAGAAAATATTTTACTAGACAAAAGGTTTCGTGCAAAG GTTACAGATTTTGGATTATCCAAGTTTGCTGACGTTGAAAATTCAACTTCATCTAATAAGATCGTGCAGGGTACATTCGGTTACATGCCACCAGA ATACGCGCGTGGTGGTGTTGCTCCTTCTCCAAAAATCGATGTCTATGCCTTTGGAGTTGTTCTATATGAACTTATTTCTGCTAAACAAGCTGTAATCCGTGATGGACCTGAAGTAAAAGGCCTTGTAGCTTTG TTTGATGAAGTGTTTGATCATGAAACAAATCCGACAGAAGCTCTGAAAAATCTGGTGGATCCTAGACTTGGAGATAACTACTCAGTTGATTCAGTTTGCAAT ATAGCAAAACTAGCCAAAGCATGTACAATGAAGGATCCACAATTTCGTCCAAGCATGAGATCTGTTGTGGTTGCTCTTACGACACTAACTTCTACTACTGAGGATTGGAATGTTTcatctttttttgaaaatccAGCTTTTGTAAATTTAATGTCCGGAAAATAG